AAATGATTAAAAACTCTCCTGAAGAGATCCAGCAGCAGATGAAGGATAATATTCAGTGGATCAAAGGAGCACAGGAAAATAAATTGGTAGTAGGATCACAGGCAAGAATCCTGTATGCCGATGCAGAAGGAAGAATGAAGATTGCTGAAGCCTTCAATAAAGCGATTAAAAATGGTGAAATAGGACCTGTAGTATTAGGGAGAGATCATCACGATGTTTCTGGAACAGATTCTCCTTACAGAGAGACTTCCAATATCTACGATGGTTCCAGGTTTACGGCAGATATGGCTATTCACAACGTTATTGGTGACAGTTTCCGTGGGGCAACCTGGGTTTCTATCCATAATGGTGGTGGAGTAGGCTGGGGTGAAGTAATCAATGGAGGTTTCGGAATGCTGCTGGATGGTAGTGATGATGCCGACAGAAGATTAAAGTCTATGCTTTTCTGGGACGTGAATAACGGAATATCAAGAAGAAGCTGGGCAAGAAATGAAGGGGCTATTTTCGCAATTAAAAGAGCGATGGAAGTTGAACCTAACCTAAAGGTAACCCTTCCGAACCTTGTAGACGAAAACTTACTGTAAATTATAAATAATTCAGCATTGGCTAGTATTAACAAACAACTGTTTTCACACCTCAATGTAGAGGATAGTGATCCTGTTTGGGAGAAATTTGCTGAGGTTGAGTTTTCAAAGAAAAACATATTCCCGGACCATAAAGCCTATCTTCTTGAAGATGGGCTTGTCCGTAAATACTATATTAACAGTACTTCAGACATCGATACCGAAGTTTGTGCAGAATTCTACTTTCCCGGTGATATTTTTACCGTTGGAGATAAAGGTTCTGAAGGTATTTATGAGTCCATCAGCAGTGGTCTTGCCTGGGAAATTACTTTAGATGAGGTAAAAGAAATGTTCGCTGTAAACCCTGAGTGTCGTTTTGTGCAAAATTATTATCTGACCAGGAAACTGAATGCCGCTATGAAACGCGAAATGCTTCTGC
This Chryseobacterium sp. G0162 DNA region includes the following protein-coding sequences:
- a CDS encoding Crp/Fnr family transcriptional regulator encodes the protein MASINKQLFSHLNVEDSDPVWEKFAEVEFSKKNIFPDHKAYLLEDGLVRKYYINSTSDIDTEVCAEFYFPGDIFTVGDKGSEGIYESISSGLAWEITLDEVKEMFAVNPECRFVQNYYLTRKLNAAMKREMLLLKNTPQDLYEYLLANKPHYIQNIPLKYLASYIGITPISLSRIRKRIN